The segment AAAACAAAAGCCTATTTGACTACTGAAATCAAAATATGGAGGGATTCTACATGTAAAAGTAGTGTAGCAACAAAATTTTGCTCAGTGTTGAAAATAGTCTGATGGGAGGTTTTATAGGAgccaaatgtttttgaaaatcctactagtcacctagctgcatctttaggtacttACATATTTAAATATCCAGCTCATACTCCAGAATAAATTTTGTACACCATTGAAAGACTTAGTATACACCCCAGTGCACTTAAGGAAAAGCTTTCATTTGACTCTCTTAAAAGGGTATTCCCATAGACCACCAGTGtccatgagctccattcaggtggtctgtggaTAGTTCCTTCTAAGGTACACACCTGAGCAAccacacaagagaatgaaaagccacctaattagtggagccactcACACATGAGATGGTGGCCTTGGAAGGAATAAGAGAATAGGTAGAataggagggtggggggaattttgGATGTGCAGGGCTACAACTTCCCCCAGCTCCAAGGGGAGACCCTTCTTCCTTCCCAGtctcagctctgcagcagggaagaGAGGGCACGTCACATTAGAAATGTAAGACTACTGCTATTAAAATGAGTTGTGCGCTTTTATTTGTATAACTTTTTATggagcacttttatccaaagcactttacaagagttagctaacagtacaaacatttggaaatatcaagtggtctgcaaaaaagaaagtttgagaaccactgatctatataAGCTACTTTTAGGTAGGCTCAAGGCTGTTAAATATGTAACAAAGAAGCATGTAAGGAGTTAAGGGTTAGagattttaatattaaaagtatTTTATACAAGTGTATAATTTCATCCCACAGAGTTGTTTTCAAGGGGTAGGTGTCTCCAACTATTAAGGGGCATCTACTCCCCTCAGGTTGCAGggtttacacacatacacaacagatttgtttaaaaaaatagaaagggtAGTTGTCTTCTCAGTACAGGTTAAAACTAGATACATTTAAGACACTTGTTCCTGTCACTGTTGACAAACAGCTTAAGTAACATTTTAGGAGTCTGCATAGTAGAATGAAGTGACTGATGTAATTAACACCCTACTGCATCTTTAGCTGCTATGATAGTTAAATTTCCAAGACCCCCACCACTATGAGAGGACAGCACATACTAGAACTCAATTAGCGGCATGCAGCCCCTGCTCATTCTTCACCCAGCTGTGTCTTTCAAGCCCTATGAATGATGGGGTATAGCTACAAGTGTGAAGCAGTGATGTCAAAATAGCAAGtgaaaatgattttttcagtTGTTTGGCAGtctatattattattacaaaacCACAAAAATAGATGTACAGATTGCAGTTTTGAGAGAACAGCAACATCAATAAATCACTCAGAAGATGAGAAGTGAGAAATTCAGCTGGCACAATTTCTCCCTGAAGAACTAGCCATTCTGAGTTAGCTGCTGCATCACAACAGCACAGAGACTGATCAATTGCAAGTACTCGTCTGCACCATCTGTCAAGCATTTGTCTACCTCCTGCAAATAGAGACACAAGTTATAAACAATCCCATTAAAACTGGAAAGAGGTTCAGTGCTTTGAAACTGATTAAGTTGGAGAGGAGTAGCTATTGCAAAAAGTCAGATAAGTTTTCCTGCTGAGAACTGGCATTTCTACTGAGATTCGTGAAGATTTGTAGCTTGAAGTGGAGCTGTGGCTCTGTTTCCTGCACCATCCCATCATGTAGGCAACAGTGGGCAGACAGAAGTTACACACATCTTCTTGGGAATGTTTCCATGTTCTCTGCTTCATTGTTATCAACATTAGTATACAGTAGCTGTTGTTCTTGAAAAAGGCCATGGATACCGAAACAATGTATACCAGGGACCCACTGGTACAGTGGGGTAGGCAGGAGGGGACACTTAGGTGGGCAGGCAATGATGGGGGAGCGATCTGGcagcctctcttccccctccagcggggcgggggggggagatagACACTCTGGCCAGGGGCTCCTGGAAAAATGGGGGGGCTATGTAAAATGTGCACCCCTGCATGCCCACCCAGCacttgctctgctccagccagggagcagggtcaggggcttggaAGCCCCtttgccccaaccccactccctcaCAGGAGGTCCAGGcaagcagagtggggcaagcccctgaccccgctccacagctggagcaccagagctgGGCAAGCCCCATCTGGAGCACTGGGCAGGTGGTGTGGGGCAAGCGCTGGGTCAGGAGCGGAGCCAGGATTCCAGGAGGGTGGGCCTGAATGTTAAGTGGGTGGGCCACAGCCTACCCATATCTGTGGCAGATCTGTCCCTCATCAATAGGGGAACGTGTTCCGATTCACATCAGTTGGCATATCCATCGTTTGCAATTTACAGTACTGCAAACGACATATGCGGATCAGGATCGACGTGATTCAGAACACGTTTCTGTATTGATGAGGGATGGATATGCGAAATAACGGTTAAGGGGGAGACAGACATACCAGGGACCCTCTCTACAAGCAACTGAACTCAAGAGATTCTCCATGAACCCTGCCACTTCAGCCCATGAACAGTGACTACTCATAAGATAAAGAGTTAGCTGCTAGCACTTACAACAGTTCTGTAACAATCCTCACTGAATTTAGCAAGCACACCTCCATACATATGCCATATTGATTAAACAGCTTATCTGTCATTTCCTTTTTGGTCCAAACACAACACCTTTAGTCCATTTTAGGAAGTTGTAGTTCTAGTTCACaaagtttgtttaaataaatgcatCTGAATAAGGAAACAAGGTTGAATTAGAACATTCAACCGGGAATTATGAAATCTGGGTTTGAATTACAGCTCTGCAGACTGATCTTTGGCATCTCATCTttgtctctatgcctcagttctgaACTTAACTTTTAATTTGTAAAGGTTTGAGATCTGTGGTGGAAGATGTCAAGAACCTCAGCACTTTTCCTCCCTCTTACAgcaaagagctttttaaaaagttaactcaAATTCAGATTCTGGGATTCCAATTAATAGTACCAGGGAGCTACAGTCCCCACACCTCCACAGGTGCTGCATCATCAACCATAGCAAGGGGAACACAGTACTTTgagccagtgttccctctaatttttccccacacacatgTGGAATGagttttatgtgcaccaatatggaggtgatgtgtcacatcacctccatattggtgcacataaaattcatgtggtgggggtggggctgaggggtttggagtctggggtggctcagggctgggcagagggttgggatgcagggctccagctgggggcgtGGGGCCcaggatgaggtgtttggggttcaagctgccctggggctacagtggagagagaatgttcccccagctctctccccccacaacagAACCTGGGCTGgtagggagaggcacctctccccgccacagcagcTCTGAGGCTGCAGCGTAGGTgcttgggtctggggaggggtgCTCCTCCCCCAGCAAGTCCTGGCTGGGCAGCTTCCCTGAACACCTGCATGGCACTCAGGCTGCTGTGCGGCCATGAACTCATGCAGGGTTCCCTGTTATGCAAGAGAGCAAGCCGCAACTTATGTAGTTTCCAGGGAACTGACACAGGAGTTAATCAACCCAAGGGAAGAGGCATTTGGTCCAAATCAACAAAGTTTAAAAGACATCCTTTACCTTGATCTCTTCTCATTTATCTATTGTAGAGAGAAATCCCTATTTATAGAGATATATTTCAAGAAGTGATTAGCTCAATATTTGGCTCATCAGAAGTAGTTTAGCCTTTTTATAATCAAGAAGGGGCACAAGATCTCAAGTTGCCCTAACACAGGAAAGTCTCCTGTTCATTTACATTCCTTTAGAGATGGCTACTTAATTTGCACTTTTATATCCTCTCAATGCGTCTAAATGCACCAATGCCTCACCCCACGCTTTTTAGGGAAATGTACCAGTTTGACCAAATTAAGAATTCATCCACATCAACCAGCACCTCAACTTCTTTTCAGCCTAATGCAATTTGGCAAGCTCCAGACTAATGGTATACATGTAGAACATGATAGGGAATGAGACCCAAACAGCTGTGGTGCACACAGGATCAAGCCAGAGTTAAGtattttgggggaggggcgggggaaggaagcATGGGTAGGAAGTACCAGTACTAGTTAACTGCTGCACTGACAGATGAAGTCAAGTTAATAGAGACTTACAGCAAGCTTCTCTGCAATAATAGATTTCTGCTTGTCAGGGAGATCCTCTCTCTCAACAATATCATCATGAAGCTGGTTTATAAGCTGAGCAACAGCATACCCTTCATTTATCAGATTCTGTAACAGGGAAAAAAGAATGGAAACAAGGTAGCATTAGTCTGAATTTAAAGCTTTTAAGTAGTAGTAGTCATAGTCATCGACATGCGGGTGGGGGCGAGTAATATTGAAAGTGACACTATCAAGTCATTAAGACCACTTTGAAGCTGTGACTTCTGTTAGGGAGATACATAAACTCCTGTTGATTCAATAAAGTGCAAGTTTTCAAGAAAAAGGTCCTTAAACCAAGCTGTCAAAGTCATGAACTTTACCAACCAAGACAGAAGAGTTTATTCATTTCATATTAATAAAAAGCCCTGTAGTTTACTCAATCAACATAACATCACTTGCCTTGGGCAAGTAGAGTTTTGCAAGGCTTCCTTAACTTCATAAAAAGCACTGTTTTTAGTAAGGAGGCTATTGTCTGTGCCATATCTAATACATAAATATTGTCACAGGGTGGCAAGAAAGGGTGCTGAGCAGTGTTTCATGCAGCCAAGCAAGTAGGAGTAGTAGTTTCTGGACCAAACAGGAGAGGGGCAGTCTTCTTTTGATGTATATGGTAAGTAAGTGATAAATAACTATACTTTAAGTACTAGATATTTAAACAAGTCTAATATTTAGAATTTGGAGGATGGTACCACCACATTGAAATATTGCAACAGATCAAATCAGGGCCTGATTAAGACATAGGCATTACAGGGCCATGCCTAGAGTGCCATGTCCTGGAGTCACATGATTATGTCAATCCAATTTCGTTACAAACTAAGTTCTAAACCTTATGGTGATAAAGGAAGCTTAGAAAAATATCAACAGTGCCTAACCAGTGCAGTGATGTTTGCACTAGCTCCCATATCTCTAGAAGAAAAACTGTTCCATGCATCTAAGGGTTGTTAACGCCAAGCCTCACTGTTGTGGGAGGCCATGCCAACACCACCCTAAAGGACCCTGGTAAGAGTGCAGTGGGTTCACCTACACTGCCCCACCTGAGAGAAAAGGGGACTCCCCCCTCATACCACTGCCGGTCCTATGATacaccctcctcctctccagatCATGGACTGCCTAGTGACTGGGTCCCCTTTAAATGTGACTTCTACCCCAACAAAGTGCTGGGGAactaaaatttactttaaaaatatatgaactAGCAGAGTTTTTTAATCTTAACTTACATACAGATTGTTTTTTCTTCTAGTGAAGTGTATTCACTGCAGTTTGCCAGCTAGGCTTACCCACAGTGTTCCATagagaaaatgaaaactgaacgCACTCTCCACAGATTAGACATTTACACCCAGCATTTCTTGTGGTACACACTGAATACTATTTCTAGATGATATGAATGAAATAGCGAGGTCTAAAAAGTGTTGGTGGTGATCAGTAGAAGATGAATTTGCTGAAGTCATAGAttggacataagaacagccatattgggtcagaccaaaggtccatctagcccagtatcctgtcttccaacagtggccaacaccaggtgcatcagagggaatgaacagaacaagtgatccattccattgcccattcccagcttctgggaaacaaaGGCTCGGGACACTTCAAAACATTACCCATTTTGGGAACACAGTCTTCAGCAGACAGTGGTCTCACAGGAGACCCAAGAAGAGCTGAGTTTGCCTCACAAAAATTCTTATTCTCCACAACTGAGCAGGACACCTTCATATATTGTCAGTTTAACTCAGAAGTCCATGGTCAAGTTAGCAGGGAAAAATTCCTTGTCACCTTAAAGAAGTGCTCTCCTTCAGATCAAGGCTTAGGTCACTCAACTGATTAAGGTCAGGAAGCTTGTATTACATTTGCACCATAACTGGCCTCAGCAAATAGTCTTCAATTTCAACCTGCTAACAGGAGTGCTATTAAAGTTTATCCACTACAGCTAGCTCAGAGCCAACAGCATaatcattttaaaaccaaaaccccaCACTTCAATTGTTTTGAATTCACACTACAGAATGAGAGAAGACATGCGAGCAACTCTACCTTTGCTACAgtttccagtttttcaaaagaCCCACTTTGACAGGCAGATAGTAGTCCATCAATTGTTTCCTTAGGGACAACCTACAACAGAAGTGACATATACAAAGCATGCACATACTGTCCAGGTGTCTGGGTGCATTTACAACTTAAAGAGTTTAAAAGTTAACTGCTGACTAAGCCATGACCCCAGTTCACCACCAGAACAGTAGGTATAGACTCAGAAACACTACAGCTAGTTACCAGAACTGTCCCTACATAGATAAcatgcttccccaccccccacaagctTCTCCCAGGCAAAGGTTGAGCAAACAAATAGGTTTGATATTAAGATCATATGAGATGGGGAGAAATATGCATGGATATTAGTATTTTGTTCTTGATATTAGGAACTGTGAATGATACCAAGCTATTTTAGTGTGACTACGTGGGACATCTACTTTAACAAATGGATCAGTCTTTATATATTTTTCCAGGGTCCTATGGTTTGGAACACCAAATAGTTTCTACCATATTAAGCAGCATGGATATGTGAAAACAAGCAATTAAAATTAGCCTGAAGCAACTAGATCAATCAGCAAATCAGAAGAGAGGAGAACTGTTACAACAGATTAAGTCATTTAACTCAGAAAGCACTATTAGCTTTTTCTTTGGACACATTATTCCTGCAGCCTGAAACCGCAAACTTTTTTCTTCACTCATGGAATTTCTTTGAAAGTCTCCAGTACCAAGGCTACCACTAGTCTGCAACAGTAACATATGAGCAAGATCTTAAATATACTACCTAGATGCAAATTAGGTTCCTCTGATTTTTAGCAGATTATGTTGAAACTGAAGCTTTATGCTCACAAGAGCACAAACATTAATTGGAGGGTCTTTCCCTATCATTACAATATGTCATTTTCAGGTTCTTCAATTTCAACTGGATGGTATTTTGAAAGTGCAAGTTCAGCCATTTTTGCATAGCTGGAGATACAAAAAACTAATTATCTTCTATGAAGTTGACCGGAGggaaaaaagatttatttaaacTTGACTTGAAAAACATGCATGGAAAGCAGTTCTGTTCCCTTCCTCTCAAAAGGCAAAAATGCATGGCTCCAGAAGGGCTAGTGAAATTGTGCTATGAGGGTAGCACATATAACACAAATACCAAGTGTCCAATATGAATATCCTATTCACTTCTCAGCTCCTCTCTGCTCTTATTCTTGCTTGAGGAGATAAGTGTTGTGTTGCCATAGCAACACTTTCATACTGAAATTTTAGTAATTTGGTCTTCCCTCAAGTTTCTACTGTTCCTGTCAGCATTCCCTAGCTAGTAATCCTAGAGAAAACTTAAATTGCTACAAACAAAAAGCCACACAAGTACTTACAGGGACACAGTCAGCTTGTGTAAGTTAAACAAGAACTAGAATGGTTCTTTGAGCCATTCCCCTGCAGTATTTCCAAACCAAACTTTGCAGCActgtgctagtgcatgagaacctgAAAGTGCAATTATTTGTTCAAATGCCCAACCTAAATGATGTGCAAAAAATAAAGTGCATAATTGATTAAagtaatttgtatttaaaaattcagttttaataatctaaaggTAAAAATCTAACTTACCAGTGTTACCAAGTGAAAAtacttaatttttctgtttgtacaatATTGCTGAGTTTACTGCTAAATGCAGGTACTTGTCATTTGACAACTGTAGACTaagaattaaattaattttcaatATTAAGTATAGTATCTTACATAAGGAACAAATTGGAGTAAAAATCAGTTACTGAAATCGTGAAGTGGCTGAACAGATTTAGGGAAGGGATGTATTGAGTAAGAGCATGAAAtgtttacatagtcacttttctgaccataaccaCAATGTCACAGGAGAAACTAAGCAAAATCATGTATCATGATAGCCTACCCCTGCAATTTCGGTGACAACCTTCTCTGAGATCTCTTTCCCACCTGTTAATCGAGTAGCACTTTGAAGAAATGTGATTGCTTTTCTTAAGTCTCCTTCTGACACTTTAACAAGACAAGATACTGCCTGAGGAATAGTGAGAAAAATGACAAATTATATTTTGTTAGTTAAAAATCGAGTACACTTTGTGggcaaaagtgatttaaaaaatatcgCGTGATGCCCAAGGCTGCAGACAGAAAGTAGTATGCAGGAAGTCACAAAGCAACCTTTAACATTTCGTATAAATACCAGAGATGTATGTGCATACACTGCATTTATATTAGAAGCTGTAACAAGGATGCACTGCAAGATTGATCCTGCACTTCGCATGTAAGGTAAGCAGAATGCTGTGTATATAAGCTCACAGTAGAAAGCAATGATCAGGAAAACCTGATCTTGTATTAATGAATAGAGGGCTGAGCACCCTGTAAGTTACTCCTGTCTTGTAGCTGaagcaagggcaaagagggtaATGGACAATTAAACACCTCATTTGCATGGTAGGGATCATGCTTAACACATGTCTCAGACTAGTCTCCTCCCATGCCCTAACCTGTCTCTCAAGTATAAGGGAGCTGCTGCACAAGAGGACTGAATTTTCCACTCAGTGCAAAGAAATTATACCTAATGGTTACTCATGGGCACAACAGCAAGGTTTAGTCTTCACTTGCATGTGTTGAAGCACATTCCCTGCTGCACACACTCCCCCAGAGCAGTCAAATCAAATCCAGTATCTATTCCAGACATATATTCACCTTAACCAACATTTGCTTCAATACAAGGATGTAACAAGCATGACATCAGCTGGCTGTATAGTCAGCTTGAGCAGAAAACTACTGTTGAGGAAAGAGTGCCCATTATACCAGGTAATTTGTTCTTTATATTCTAAACTATAGTTCTGCATGAATTTAAATGAATTCAGAGGGTTTTCATTTTGAAGCAAGTTTATGAATGTTTCTGAACCTAGTATAGTGGAGCTATAAGTCAGATAGGAGTAGTAGTAATTCTCTGGATGTCACCTATGTTAGCTAGTATAAAAAAATTCACATGGGAAACAAAGCTTGAATAATAAGTGAAACCCGGGATGTATTCATCAATATGCATTCATCCTGTATTTTCTATTTAAAGTTAACAACTTCATATTGATATTGTGACAATTCTAGGTTGTAACATGGCTTCACTTTAGTGGACTGAGCATAGAGCCAGAAACTCAGACTGTTCTAATCCTTGTTCTGACAGACTTTTCTCCGACCTTGGTCATTGAAACTGTTACCTCATGTGTGTAGTTAGGATAATACTAAAATTAGCTCATGTACTATGTTTAGTAATAGCTATAACCAAGCAGAATGGGCATGGGTAATGCCTATTTACTCCTTTCACTGCAATGTAATTATGACCCGATAAAGCAATGAACCTATAAGTGACCATAAAGCTACCTCATTGCTAACTTTCACATTTTCCTTTTCGGAAACAGCCAGTAGTCTCTGCTGTTGGATTTTATCTGTCAGGGGCTTGAAACGGAATTTGGAGCATCGAGATGTTAAAGGTTCAATTATCCTAGaagaaaggaggaaggaaaaaatattgaTGAGTCTGTGTAGAGAACTCCTCAGGAATCTATCAGCTTAGATTACTAGAGCAGTAAAGCAAAATAGAGTTTCAAATTGTAACACCTTAGTGATAAAAAATGAATTGCAGATCAAACCCTTCAGATTTGTTAGATCTTTTATTTATTTCCGCAGCTGGAGAGCTAACTCCTCTCAAACAAGTTAAATAGAAAAGTTTGCAGTAGTAGAGACAAAACCTGGGAAGGCAAAGAAAACCACACAAACCTGCTGATGTAATTACAAATAAGGCAGAAGCGTGTCGTTTTTGATTCTTTCTCCATAGTGCGTCTCAAGGCTGCCTGAGCCGCTGAAGTCATAGAGTCTGCTTCATCCAGGATCACAATCTTAAAAGGAGGACAAACCTTaccactaaaaaaataaatgcccATCATCCAATTAAAACAGAGTTCATTGTTTTCAAGTATATGTGCATTAATATTTAAAAGTCAAAGCTTGTTGCACAGTACTACCACAATCTATAGGTAATATTAAAAGAGCAGAAGTAAAGCGGTATGTATTACCTTTTGCTTATCTACCATTTGCCAAAGGACTAGCAGTTATAGGAAGGGCAATTAATATTTTCACATTTCTTATCTCCAAGCCTTACACTTGAGAACACTGCAAGATTCCTCTGCTGAAATTCTTATTCATGCTTTCAATTACTTCCTATAATAGTTAATGCAATTCCTTCTTTTGCAGGCTTCCTTAATCCCTGCAGGATCTTCTAAAATTTAGAAATTACAATGGCAGGTTTATCTCAGTACATGAGATGAGACGATTTCTCCTTCCAGCTAGTCTTGGGCTTCTGTTACCTCTAGTTAATCACACTCTTCTGCTCCCTCATCCATATGGGCCTCTCCCTAGCCCCAGAATCTCCATAACCAATTATCAACTGACAGAGGTTTTGTATGAGATACATTGTGTTATGGACACTAGATagaggtgtgggtttttttttaaaatcacaagctATGAAATTTGTTCCTACACTAGCTATTCACTCATTCAACATTTGCTGTCACATGTAGATTTGGTAATTCAGTGTAAGACTAGATTTTTTGGAATTGCATCCGGTATCCATACAAATTCTCCCCAGTGACTTTACGACAAGTTGCACATGGATGAGAAGGGGAAGACCCTTTGGCCTGCAGTTTTGCTCTAACTTCAGTTATTCCATAGTGACTCAAAGCTTAACTCtgcaattaattaaaattaacctAAATGAATCTATGACACCCTTCATTGAGAAATACAATCCATCAGATAGTTGGCTTTGATCTCTTGCTTACTCTGAACGACTTCCAGACACAGTTAGCTGAGCAAATATCTTCACTTTCTCTCGAATCACTTGTATTCCACGTTCATCAGAAGCATTTAACTCAAGAACTCTCTGTCGGAACAATTCAGGTCTGTGAAGAGTTCAAAACATGTTGCATGAGCGTCTAACGCTTGTAATGCCTTATTAACAAgcaagtgacttgattacagtctctaagcatctacatggggaacaaatatttaataataggctcttcaatccagcaaagaaaggtataacacaatctaatggctggaagttgaagctagacaaactcagactggaaataaggtatacatttttaatggggAGAATAATcacaggaacaatttaccaagggttgtggtggattttccatcactgacaatttttaaatcaagattggatgttcttctaaagaGAATGCTCTaacaattattttggggaagaagttctatggcctgtgttatacaggaggtcagactagatgatcacagtggtctcttctggcattAGAATCTATAAATTATCCAGTAATCATTCAGGTTTGTGAGGATTTTAATCTGTAGTATTATTAATGCTGCTTTACAGTAACTATCCTGCTAACGGCAGAGTATATGTTAAGAGTTCATTAAAATTCTGGTCCTGTAAAAGTCTAGAATTCCATAGTCTAGTTTATACCGagggcttctgattttcagttttaacaaACACCAATAAACTCCCCCAATACAAAAAATGAAATCTGTGTTTACACAGTAAACACCAAAAAGCATCTGAAACCATCATTTGTGTCTAAGCTCTCATCTACATGCAGCAGTAATGAGGACTGGGGTTGTGATTTccaaagcacactaatgtgttgcGCATTAGTCtgcgtagaccctgctggtgcacactaaaggttACCTAGCGCGCTTTAACATAATGGAGTTTGAAACAGTACTAGGTTAAAGTGCACTAGGAATCATTACAAAGATTGTTCATTAC is part of the Chelonia mydas isolate rCheMyd1 chromosome 9, rCheMyd1.pri.v2, whole genome shotgun sequence genome and harbors:
- the RFC4 gene encoding replication factor C subunit 4 isoform X2, with translation MQAFLKGPSAISTRAPASKERGAAAAAGGSGEGKRLKPIPWVEKYRPKCVDEVAFQEEVVAVLKKSLEGADLPNLLFYGPPGTGKTSTILALARELYGPELFRQRVLELNASDERGIQVIREKVKIFAQLTVSGSRSEIIEPLTSRCSKFRFKPLTDKIQQQRLLAVSEKENVKVSNEAVSCLVKVSEGDLRKAITFLQSATRLTGGKEISEKVVTEIAGVVPKETIDGLLSACQSGSFEKLETVAKNLINEGYAVAQLINQLHDDIVEREDLPDKQKSIIAEKLAEVDKCLTDGADEYLQLISLCAVVMQQLTQNG
- the RFC4 gene encoding replication factor C subunit 4 isoform X1, with translation MQAFLKGPSAISTRAPASKERGAAAAAGGSGEGKRLKPIPWVEKYRPKCVDEVAFQEEVVAVLKKSLEGADLPNLLFYGPPGTGKTSTILALARELYGPELFRQRVLELNASDERGIQVIREKVKIFAQLTVSGSRSDGKVCPPFKIVILDEADSMTSAAQAALRRTMEKESKTTRFCLICNYISRIIEPLTSRCSKFRFKPLTDKIQQQRLLAVSEKENVKVSNEAVSCLVKVSEGDLRKAITFLQSATRLTGGKEISEKVVTEIAGVVPKETIDGLLSACQSGSFEKLETVAKNLINEGYAVAQLINQLHDDIVEREDLPDKQKSIIAEKLAEVDKCLTDGADEYLQLISLCAVVMQQLTQNG